The Paenibacillus macerans genome includes a window with the following:
- a CDS encoding DUF2161 family putative PD-(D/E)XK-type phosphodiesterase — protein sequence MAVQHETELYAPLKAFFEERGYIVRSEVRHCDLVGYRPGSDEPLIVEMKKTFNLPLLLQGLERQKLSGEVYLAVEKNRAKKGAHNQRWSEITILCRRLGLGLIAVTRYKTKPAFVEILCAPQDSVYTPGPKVVKRRAERLMHEFHERSGDYNVGGSHGAKLVTAYREKALRVALALQEGGGEMAPKDARDRSGVGSAAAILQRDYYGWFRRVARGRYCLTPAGTEGLRQYAHVVDTWRRAAAALERSEGAE from the coding sequence ATGGCCGTACAGCATGAGACGGAACTATACGCCCCGTTGAAGGCTTTTTTTGAGGAGCGCGGATACATCGTGCGCAGCGAAGTCCGCCATTGCGACCTGGTCGGCTATCGGCCGGGCAGCGATGAGCCGCTGATCGTCGAAATGAAAAAGACATTTAACCTGCCGCTGCTGCTGCAGGGACTCGAACGGCAGAAGCTGAGCGGCGAGGTTTATTTGGCCGTGGAGAAAAACCGCGCGAAAAAAGGGGCCCACAATCAGCGCTGGAGCGAAATCACCATATTGTGCCGCAGGCTGGGTTTGGGCCTGATCGCGGTCACCCGGTACAAAACGAAACCCGCGTTTGTGGAGATTTTATGCGCGCCGCAAGACAGCGTATACACCCCGGGGCCCAAGGTCGTTAAAAGGCGGGCGGAGCGGCTGATGCACGAGTTTCATGAGCGCAGCGGCGATTACAATGTCGGCGGCAGCCACGGCGCCAAGCTGGTGACGGCGTACCGCGAAAAGGCGCTGCGCGTCGCGCTCGCCCTGCAGGAAGGGGGCGGGGAGATGGCTCCCAAGGACGCGCGCGACCGCAGCGGCGTCGGCAGCGCCGCGGCGATTCTGCAGCGCGACTACTACGGCTGGTTCCGCCGCGTCGCCCGCGGCCGCTATTGTCTGACGCCCGCGGGGACGGAAGGGCTGCGGCAGTACGCCCACGTCGTGGACACGTGGCGGCGCGCCGCCGCGGCCTTGGAGCGGAGCGAGGGGGCGGAGTAG
- a CDS encoding phosphodiester glycosidase family protein: protein MITPVKRVNRFFLLATGPLFGLLIALLISGPRIEWNSPPGDITPEADIFQTTGAISRGLTQAQANAKTTISSIQKTAELYRKTTSAMSTIVKTAKTSAGMPATIYNRRITAKLGTPYETVQSDRIRIELYKVNPGTYRGYAMKVKLKSPDAMTMTLGKDMLGGSETTKQAVQRYGAVAGINAGGFADSRGKRYPLSTTIVGGKYVNGFEATYKDLFFVGLSKFGKLIGGKFERKEDLDRLEPMFGASFVPILLQDGRKTAIPEKWRSSPLRAPRTVIGNYKDDQLVILVIDGRNENGSSGATLEELQAKLQKMGVQDAYNLDGGGSSSLVVNGRVVNSPSDGALRPVPTHFLFFK from the coding sequence ATGATTACGCCGGTAAAACGAGTCAACCGTTTTTTTCTGCTGGCAACCGGTCCTTTGTTTGGCCTTCTGATCGCCCTGCTGATCAGCGGCCCCCGTATCGAATGGAACAGCCCACCCGGCGATATTACGCCGGAGGCGGATATTTTTCAGACGACTGGGGCGATTTCCCGCGGACTTACGCAGGCGCAAGCGAACGCCAAAACCACGATTTCGTCCATTCAAAAAACCGCCGAGCTGTACCGCAAAACGACCTCGGCGATGAGCACCATCGTGAAAACGGCCAAAACGTCGGCCGGAATGCCCGCGACGATCTATAACCGAAGAATCACGGCCAAGCTCGGAACGCCGTACGAAACGGTCCAAAGCGACCGGATTCGCATCGAGTTATACAAAGTCAACCCGGGAACCTACCGGGGCTACGCGATGAAGGTTAAGCTGAAATCTCCGGACGCGATGACAATGACGCTGGGCAAAGACATGCTGGGCGGTTCGGAAACGACCAAACAAGCCGTCCAGCGCTACGGCGCCGTGGCCGGGATCAACGCCGGCGGGTTCGCCGATTCCCGGGGCAAACGTTACCCGTTAAGCACGACGATCGTGGGCGGCAAATATGTAAACGGGTTCGAAGCCACCTACAAGGATTTGTTTTTCGTCGGTTTGAGCAAATTCGGCAAGCTCATCGGCGGCAAGTTTGAGCGCAAAGAAGATTTGGACAGGCTGGAGCCGATGTTCGGCGCTTCCTTTGTCCCCATCCTGCTTCAGGACGGCAGGAAAACGGCAATCCCGGAAAAATGGCGGTCCTCGCCTTTACGTGCGCCGCGTACCGTGATCGGCAACTACAAGGATGACCAGCTGGTCATTTTGGTCATCGACGGCCGGAACGAAAACGGAAGTTCCGGGGCAACGCTGGAGGAGCTTCAGGCAAAATTGCAAAAGATGGGCGTTCAGGACGCCTATAACCTGGATGGCGGCGGTTCTTCGTCGCTCGTCGTCAACGGCCGGGTGGTAAACAGTCCGTCGGACGGTGCCCTGCGCCCCGTGCCAACCCACTTCCTGTTCTTCAAATAG
- a CDS encoding AbrB/MazE/SpoVT family DNA-binding domain-containing protein — protein sequence MKPAGVVRKVDQLGRIVLPKSLRKRYQMNEGDPVEILVQGDHIILERYRPKCVFCGSMENVSDFKDRSICNQCLVEMNQLS from the coding sequence ATGAAACCTGCTGGTGTAGTCCGTAAAGTGGATCAGCTGGGAAGAATCGTCTTACCCAAGTCGTTGCGCAAAAGATATCAAATGAACGAGGGCGATCCCGTCGAGATTTTGGTACAGGGAGATCACATTATTTTGGAAAGATACCGTCCGAAATGCGTGTTCTGCGGATCGATGGAAAACGTGAGCGATTTTAAAGATCGCTCCATTTGCAATCAGTGTTTGGTCGAAATGAACCAGTTGTCCTAA
- a CDS encoding maltose acetyltransferase domain-containing protein: protein MKTEKEKMLAGDWYDASDPALVAERLRARGLTREFNATQEDERERRTGILKQLFGSCGDDIYIEPTFRCDYGTNIYVGNHFYANFDCVILDVCEVHIGEYCFMAPGVHIYTAAHPLNPAERNSGAEFGKPVKIGNNVWIGGRAVIVPGVTIGDNAVIAAGAVVTKDVPAGAVVGGNPAKIIKTIEI from the coding sequence ATGAAAACGGAAAAAGAGAAGATGCTGGCCGGCGATTGGTACGACGCCAGCGATCCCGCGCTCGTTGCCGAACGGCTGCGGGCTCGCGGGTTGACCAGAGAGTTTAATGCCACACAAGAGGATGAACGGGAGCGGAGAACCGGTATTTTGAAGCAGCTCTTCGGCAGCTGCGGCGACGATATTTACATCGAACCGACCTTCCGCTGCGATTACGGCACGAATATTTATGTCGGCAATCATTTTTATGCCAATTTCGACTGCGTTATTCTGGACGTATGCGAGGTGCATATCGGCGAGTACTGCTTTATGGCGCCGGGGGTTCATATTTATACGGCGGCCCATCCGCTGAATCCGGCCGAACGCAACTCCGGGGCGGAATTCGGGAAGCCGGTCAAAATCGGCAACAATGTATGGATCGGCGGCCGGGCGGTGATCGTTCCCGGGGTGACGATCGGCGATAACGCGGTCATTGCCGCGGGTGCGGTCGTTACGAAAGATGTGCCGGCCGGCGCGGTGGTTGGAGGAAATCCTGCCAAAATAATTAAAACAATTGAAATTTAG
- the trmL gene encoding tRNA (uridine(34)/cytosine(34)/5-carboxymethylaminomethyluridine(34)-2'-O)-methyltransferase TrmL produces the protein MALHIVLVEPEIPANTGNIARTCAATGTHLHLVRPLGFRTDDKTLKRAGLDYWYAVHIEYHDSFQEVEEKYRGSRFFFATTKADKRYTDFSFQGGDFLVFGKETKGLSPEILAAHPDTVMRMPMTDKVRSLNLSNSAAIIVYEALRQLDFPGME, from the coding sequence ATGGCATTGCATATTGTGCTGGTGGAGCCGGAAATTCCGGCAAATACGGGGAATATCGCCAGAACCTGCGCGGCGACGGGGACCCATCTGCATCTGGTGCGTCCGCTGGGGTTTCGTACCGATGACAAAACTTTAAAACGGGCCGGGCTGGATTATTGGTACGCGGTCCACATTGAATACCACGATTCCTTTCAGGAAGTGGAGGAAAAATACCGGGGCAGCCGTTTTTTCTTCGCGACCACCAAGGCGGACAAACGGTATACGGATTTCTCGTTTCAGGGCGGGGATTTTCTGGTGTTCGGGAAAGAGACGAAAGGGCTGTCTCCGGAAATATTGGCGGCGCATCCCGATACCGTGATGCGGATGCCGATGACGGATAAAGTCCGTTCGCTGAATTTATCCAATTCCGCGGCGATTATCGTGTATGAGGCGCTGCGGCAGCTTGATTTTCCGGGAATGGAGTAG
- the serC gene encoding 3-phosphoserine/phosphohydroxythreonine transaminase, with translation MSNRAYNFNAGPAALPLEVLERAQAEFVDFRGTGMSIMEMSHRGAVYEAVHNEAASRLLKLLGSPSGYQVLFLQGGASTQFAMIPMNFLTAGKTAGYVKSGSWANKAIKEAKLIGETFIAASSEENKYMSVPDVGSLKLPDNAAYVHITSNETIEGTQFRKFPDTGSVPLIADMSSDILCRPFDLKQFGMVYAGAQKNLGPSGVTVVIAREELLRESPKHLPTMFRYDTHAENNSLYNTPPSFSVYMVNEVLKWIEEQGGLQGIEQKNEQKAGLLYEAIDASGGFYRGCVEQGSRSTMNVTFRLASEELEKLFVKESEQAGFVGLKGHRSVGGLRASIYNAVPYDSIKALVEFMDHFQKSHG, from the coding sequence ATGAGTAACAGAGCTTATAACTTTAACGCCGGACCGGCAGCGCTGCCGCTGGAAGTGCTGGAACGCGCCCAGGCGGAATTTGTCGATTTTCGCGGAACAGGCATGTCGATTATGGAAATGTCGCACCGCGGAGCCGTGTACGAAGCGGTTCATAACGAGGCGGCCAGCCGCCTTTTGAAGCTGTTGGGCAGCCCATCCGGCTATCAGGTGCTGTTCCTGCAGGGCGGGGCTTCCACGCAGTTTGCGATGATTCCGATGAACTTTCTGACCGCAGGCAAAACGGCCGGTTACGTGAAATCGGGAAGCTGGGCCAACAAGGCGATTAAGGAAGCGAAGCTCATCGGCGAGACGTTTATCGCGGCCTCCTCGGAGGAAAACAAATATATGTCCGTTCCGGATGTAGGCAGCTTGAAGCTTCCGGATAACGCGGCGTACGTACACATCACGTCCAATGAGACGATTGAAGGCACACAGTTCCGGAAGTTCCCGGATACCGGCAGCGTGCCGTTGATTGCCGATATGTCGAGCGATATTTTGTGCCGTCCGTTTGATCTCAAGCAGTTCGGCATGGTTTATGCCGGGGCCCAGAAAAACCTCGGCCCGTCCGGCGTAACGGTCGTAATCGCCCGCGAGGAACTGCTCCGCGAGTCGCCGAAGCATCTGCCGACGATGTTCCGGTACGATACCCATGCGGAAAACAACTCGCTCTACAACACCCCGCCATCCTTCTCCGTTTACATGGTGAACGAAGTATTGAAATGGATTGAAGAACAAGGCGGTTTGCAAGGCATCGAGCAAAAAAATGAGCAAAAAGCCGGTCTTCTCTATGAAGCGATCGACGCAAGCGGCGGATTTTACCGGGGCTGTGTGGAGCAAGGCAGCCGTTCGACGATGAACGTTACGTTCCGCCTCGCTTCCGAAGAACTGGAGAAGCTGTTTGTCAAAGAGTCGGAGCAGGCTGGTTTTGTCGGGCTCAAAGGCCATCGCAGCGTCGGCGGTCTGCGCGCTTCGATCTACAATGCCGTGCCGTATGACAGCATCAAGGCATTGGTCGAATTTATGGACCATTTTCAAAAATCGCACGGCTAA
- a CDS encoding GH36-type glycosyl hydrolase domain-containing protein, translated as MGQKGWKFQGEQGEFRLEQPEHNSYLYFPLVNEAGMMSAVTPNLHGEITSGHNTFLMEPVSAESLHNSKASRNFWVFIEGYGAWSVSGNSARQNAARFTGEEERSAVEAGFLWHAVTRDNEKAGLKARTVSFVPVTDDKIELMRVTLTNTGNAPLKLTPTAAIPLYGRSADDLRDHRHVTSLLHRIFTSEYGIEVQPALSFDERGHRVNKVTYGVFGAEAGGTAPAGFFPVTENFIGEGGALDWPEAVVANREPDAQAGAAVEGYEAVGALRFAPVELAPGKSVSYVVAMVISGDRIDVGRYAADYLAAGRFDALLEQNRAYWRDKLDTVRFSSGDGEQDLWMKWVTLQPILRRLYGNSFLPYHDYGRGGRGWRDLWQDCLALMVMEPAEVRHLLLNNYAGVRMDGSNATIIGAGPGEFVADRNNIPRVWMDHGAWPLMTTLLYLHQSGDLDLLFQPQSYFRDVFVKRCRERDASWTPEQGNKLLTADGQIYEGTILEHILLQNIVPFFNVGDHGNIKLEGADWNDGLDLAPDRGESVAFTAFYASNLMELSELLLELQKRTGKDSLDIAEEMALLLDTLGKPISYDSIQEKRSLLDRYYDAVTPRVSGKKLLLDIRKVAEDLKRKADWAVAHLRGSEWIQSKEGYAWFNGYYNNDGERVEGDHPDGVRMTLTGQVFAIMGGVATDEQTENISQAVNRYLKDERIGYRLNSRFGGIQQNLGRAFGFAFGHKENGAMFSHMTVMYANALYKRGFVQEGFEVLDSIYRLSADFENSRIYPGVPEYINERGRGMYTYLTGSASWLLLTQLTEVYGVKGCFGDLRLEPKLVQAQFDGSGEAAVETLFAGRMLRVVYRNPQAAEHGQYRVDSVSLNGQSVDCQNDGAGCLIGRSLIEALPADGVHELIVTLGRNIS; from the coding sequence ATGGGACAAAAAGGTTGGAAGTTTCAAGGGGAGCAAGGCGAGTTCAGACTGGAGCAGCCAGAACATAACAGCTATTTGTATTTTCCCCTCGTCAACGAGGCGGGGATGATGTCGGCCGTGACCCCGAATTTGCACGGAGAAATCACTTCGGGACACAACACGTTTCTGATGGAGCCCGTATCGGCGGAAAGTTTGCATAATTCCAAGGCATCGCGGAACTTTTGGGTGTTTATCGAAGGATACGGGGCATGGTCCGTCAGCGGCAACTCCGCGAGACAAAACGCGGCGCGGTTTACGGGCGAAGAAGAGCGCTCCGCGGTGGAGGCGGGGTTCCTATGGCATGCCGTGACGCGCGACAACGAAAAAGCCGGACTAAAGGCCAGGACGGTCAGCTTTGTTCCGGTAACGGACGATAAAATCGAGCTGATGCGGGTGACCCTGACCAATACGGGGAACGCTCCGCTTAAGCTGACGCCGACGGCGGCGATTCCGCTGTACGGGCGTTCGGCCGACGATCTGCGGGATCACCGCCACGTCACATCGCTGCTGCATCGGATATTTACGTCGGAGTACGGCATTGAAGTGCAGCCGGCGCTTTCCTTTGACGAGCGGGGCCACCGCGTCAACAAGGTCACTTACGGCGTGTTTGGCGCTGAAGCTGGCGGAACGGCGCCCGCCGGATTTTTCCCGGTGACGGAGAATTTTATCGGCGAAGGCGGGGCGCTGGACTGGCCGGAGGCCGTCGTCGCGAACCGCGAACCGGATGCGCAGGCGGGGGCCGCCGTGGAAGGCTACGAAGCCGTCGGCGCGCTGCGCTTTGCTCCGGTGGAATTAGCGCCGGGTAAGTCCGTCTCCTATGTCGTGGCCATGGTCATTTCGGGGGACCGGATCGATGTCGGGCGGTACGCGGCGGATTATTTGGCGGCCGGCCGGTTTGATGCCCTGCTGGAGCAAAACCGGGCCTACTGGCGGGACAAATTGGATACGGTCCGGTTCAGCTCCGGGGACGGTGAGCAGGATTTATGGATGAAATGGGTGACGCTGCAGCCGATTTTACGCCGGCTTTACGGCAATTCGTTCCTGCCGTATCACGATTACGGACGCGGGGGCAGAGGCTGGCGCGACCTGTGGCAGGACTGCCTGGCGCTGATGGTAATGGAGCCGGCGGAAGTGCGCCATCTGCTGCTCAACAACTACGCCGGCGTGCGGATGGACGGCAGCAACGCGACGATTATCGGCGCGGGGCCGGGGGAATTCGTCGCCGACCGCAACAACATCCCGCGGGTATGGATGGATCATGGCGCCTGGCCGCTGATGACGACGCTGCTGTACCTCCATCAAAGCGGGGACCTGGACCTGTTGTTCCAGCCGCAGAGCTATTTCCGCGACGTATTCGTCAAGCGGTGCCGCGAGCGCGACGCCTCCTGGACGCCGGAGCAGGGGAACAAGCTGCTGACCGCGGACGGACAAATTTATGAGGGCACGATTTTGGAGCATATTTTGCTGCAAAATATCGTTCCGTTCTTTAATGTCGGCGATCACGGCAACATCAAGCTGGAGGGCGCGGACTGGAACGACGGGCTCGATTTGGCCCCGGACCGCGGCGAAAGCGTGGCGTTTACGGCGTTTTACGCCAGCAACCTGATGGAGCTGTCCGAGCTGCTGCTTGAGCTGCAGAAGCGCACCGGAAAAGATTCGCTGGACATCGCCGAAGAAATGGCCCTGCTGCTCGATACGCTCGGGAAGCCGATTTCCTATGACAGCATTCAGGAAAAACGGAGCTTGCTTGACCGCTATTACGACGCCGTCACTCCGCGCGTAAGCGGCAAAAAGCTGTTGCTGGACATCCGCAAGGTGGCCGAGGATTTGAAGCGGAAAGCGGATTGGGCCGTAGCGCATCTGCGCGGGAGCGAATGGATCCAAAGCAAGGAAGGTTATGCCTGGTTCAATGGGTATTACAACAACGATGGCGAACGCGTTGAAGGAGACCATCCGGACGGCGTGCGGATGACGTTAACCGGGCAGGTGTTCGCGATTATGGGCGGCGTCGCCACGGACGAACAGACGGAGAACATCTCGCAAGCGGTAAACCGCTACTTGAAGGACGAGCGGATCGGCTACCGGCTGAATTCCCGCTTCGGCGGAATCCAGCAAAACCTCGGCCGGGCCTTTGGCTTCGCTTTCGGCCACAAAGAGAACGGCGCGATGTTCAGCCACATGACCGTCATGTACGCCAACGCGCTGTATAAACGCGGGTTCGTGCAGGAAGGGTTCGAGGTGCTCGACTCCATCTACCGGCTGTCCGCCGATTTCGAGAACAGCCGGATTTATCCGGGGGTTCCCGAGTATATCAACGAACGCGGCCGGGGGATGTACACCTATTTGACCGGATCGGCGAGTTGGCTGCTGCTGACGCAGCTTACCGAGGTTTACGGGGTCAAAGGCTGCTTCGGCGACCTGCGTTTGGAGCCGAAGCTCGTGCAGGCGCAGTTTGACGGTTCCGGCGAAGCGGCGGTCGAAACCTTGTTCGCGGGGCGCATGCTGCGCGTCGTTTACCGCAATCCGCAGGCGGCCGAACACGGCCAGTACCGGGTGGATTCCGTCAGCCTGAACGGTCAAAGCGTAGATTGCCAAAACGATGGGGCCGGCTGTCTGATCGGCCGTTCGCTGATCGAAGCTTTGCCCGCCGACGGTGTTCACGAACTGATCGTTACGCTTGGCCGCAATATAAGTTGA
- a CDS encoding carbohydrate ABC transporter permease yields MKKSNSFTILSYAVIAVLLVLYVVPLILVLNVSLKSYPEYLMNPIGMVKEAQWSNYVSAWTEGNFASYFLNSVLYTGEATVLTIIVSILGAFPVARGYVKWSGFIYLFFLLSQFLPNPMVAQYKLMLSFKESLDFFGYDTKLGYIILKTSGTGVVFMMFVGYIKSISRELDEAAGMDGSGYTRYLFQMILPLMKPVIATGVILTAIGIWNDFVGPIMYLPSKVNYPITFGLKEFKGQYGNNWPLLACGITIVAAPLILLYTFIQKYLVDGALAGAVKS; encoded by the coding sequence ATGAAAAAATCCAATTCATTTACGATTCTGTCTTACGCCGTCATCGCCGTGCTGCTTGTCCTTTACGTGGTGCCGTTAATTTTGGTGCTTAACGTTTCGCTGAAATCGTATCCCGAATATTTGATGAATCCGATCGGAATGGTGAAGGAAGCCCAATGGAGCAACTATGTCAGCGCCTGGACCGAGGGCAATTTTGCCAGCTATTTTCTGAACAGCGTGCTTTATACCGGGGAGGCTACGGTGCTCACGATCATCGTATCCATTCTCGGCGCGTTTCCGGTAGCCCGGGGGTACGTCAAATGGAGCGGGTTTATCTACCTGTTCTTCCTGCTGTCGCAATTTCTCCCGAATCCGATGGTCGCCCAATATAAGCTGATGCTTTCTTTTAAAGAAAGCCTGGATTTCTTCGGTTACGATACGAAGCTGGGTTATATCATTTTGAAAACGAGCGGTACGGGCGTCGTGTTCATGATGTTCGTCGGCTACATCAAATCGATCAGCCGCGAGCTGGACGAAGCCGCGGGCATGGACGGATCGGGCTATACAAGGTACCTGTTCCAAATGATTTTGCCGCTGATGAAGCCGGTTATTGCGACAGGCGTCATCCTTACGGCAATCGGGATCTGGAATGATTTCGTCGGTCCGATCATGTATTTGCCGAGCAAAGTGAACTATCCGATTACGTTTGGCTTGAAAGAGTTCAAGGGCCAATACGGCAACAACTGGCCGCTGTTGGCGTGCGGGATTACGATCGTGGCGGCTCCGCTCATTTTGCTCTATACCTTTATTCAAAAATACCTGGTGGACGGCGCGCTTGCCGGGGCCGTGAAATCTTAA
- a CDS encoding carbohydrate ABC transporter permease, whose product MYPFGKGFARYVPFLLLLIPLALYVVFYFGPSVLTVIYSFTDVKNIPGSSMNFVGLDNYKDLFFAGNSGERWVSIKNTLIFMFIVTIVQNGVALFVAVLINQRLRGDYFYRAVFFLPVVLGVAVVALVWGMMFDPMSGPVNMLYQSLFGYKDMFFSSFTHAFGYIIFVQIWMYMGYSMLIFLAGLQSVPKDLYEAGYIDGTNRWQSFKNITFPLIAPSFTVNMLLSIIGAMSTFDIILATTDGKFNTRTMAYDVYKETFRGSLEMGLPSALSVVQFLIILVFVIVAVRQTRKREVEY is encoded by the coding sequence ATGTACCCATTTGGAAAAGGCTTTGCCCGTTACGTTCCTTTTCTGCTGCTGTTGATTCCGCTGGCGTTATACGTCGTTTTTTATTTCGGACCATCGGTGTTGACCGTGATTTATTCGTTTACGGATGTGAAAAACATCCCTGGCAGCTCCATGAACTTCGTCGGGCTCGATAATTATAAAGACTTGTTTTTTGCCGGAAATTCCGGGGAACGCTGGGTTTCCATCAAAAACACGTTAATTTTCATGTTTATCGTCACCATCGTGCAAAACGGAGTGGCGTTGTTTGTGGCTGTGCTGATTAACCAACGGCTGCGCGGCGATTATTTTTACCGGGCCGTGTTTTTTCTTCCGGTCGTGCTTGGGGTGGCTGTCGTCGCGCTCGTTTGGGGCATGATGTTCGACCCGATGAGCGGGCCGGTTAACATGCTGTATCAATCGCTGTTCGGATATAAAGACATGTTTTTCTCCAGCTTTACGCATGCGTTCGGCTACATTATTTTCGTGCAAATCTGGATGTACATGGGCTATTCAATGCTGATTTTTCTTGCCGGCCTGCAATCCGTGCCAAAAGATCTGTACGAAGCGGGGTACATCGACGGTACGAACCGCTGGCAATCGTTTAAGAACATTACGTTCCCGCTGATCGCCCCGTCTTTTACGGTCAATATGCTGCTTTCGATCATCGGGGCGATGTCCACGTTCGATATTATCCTCGCCACGACGGACGGCAAGTTCAACACCAGAACGATGGCTTACGACGTGTATAAGGAAACGTTCCGCGGCAGTCTGGAAATGGGCTTGCCATCGGCGCTGTCCGTGGTCCAGTTCCTGATCATTTTGGTGTTCGTTATCGTGGCCGTCAGACAGACGCGTAAGAGAGAGGTGGAATATTAA
- a CDS encoding ABC transporter substrate-binding protein has translation MVKRISALILAGALTLSLAACGGGGNGGSTAPANGGEGGKASGEKKVIKILHWKQENINKAMEEINKAFEEKYPEYKIEYTTTGPDDEYKQAQRARITANDVDILADLSGMRLSPQEWTPGAKTPDWQQWIDSGLIADLSDQAFVKNWNANDIEKAGTYNGKVYAIPTGKVAMSGLFYNKQIFEENGLSVPKTWSEFIKLCDDLKAKGITPIAVAGKDVWPLKLPVFALQSKILGGGDQQKWIEGVWKGETAFNDAEAVEVLEKAKTIQDNYMIDGFMGIDYASVPSIFAAGKTAMLADGSWDAPTIATANPDLKYGYFPLPATEDAAKNASFVGKYDVTWYVAEKGPNKEGALKWMEFFSQPENYTKFVKAAGFIPTQDNISTESEFIDQELTPYLGDFELAYEIMMINRENVGEHLAAEGVHTEYLAPGGAFKTAKELADVQQKEWEAAAPK, from the coding sequence ATGGTAAAGAGAATTTCAGCCTTGATCCTGGCCGGTGCGCTGACGCTTAGTCTGGCTGCTTGCGGCGGAGGAGGCAATGGCGGCAGCACGGCTCCGGCAAACGGAGGCGAAGGCGGCAAAGCGTCCGGGGAGAAGAAAGTCATTAAGATTCTGCACTGGAAGCAAGAAAACATTAACAAAGCGATGGAAGAGATCAATAAGGCGTTCGAGGAAAAATATCCGGAATATAAGATTGAATATACGACGACCGGCCCTGACGACGAGTACAAGCAGGCGCAAAGAGCGCGAATCACGGCGAATGATGTTGATATTTTGGCCGACTTGTCCGGGATGAGACTTTCCCCGCAAGAATGGACGCCCGGAGCGAAAACGCCGGATTGGCAGCAATGGATCGATTCCGGTCTGATCGCCGATCTGTCGGACCAGGCGTTCGTCAAGAACTGGAATGCAAACGACATTGAAAAAGCCGGAACTTACAACGGCAAGGTGTATGCGATTCCAACCGGCAAAGTGGCGATGTCCGGCCTGTTTTACAACAAACAAATCTTTGAAGAAAACGGCCTTTCCGTACCGAAAACCTGGTCGGAATTCATCAAGCTTTGCGATGACCTGAAAGCGAAAGGCATCACGCCGATCGCCGTCGCCGGTAAAGACGTATGGCCGCTGAAGTTGCCGGTATTCGCCCTGCAGTCGAAAATTTTGGGCGGCGGCGATCAGCAAAAATGGATCGAAGGCGTTTGGAAGGGCGAAACGGCGTTTAATGACGCCGAAGCCGTGGAAGTGCTGGAAAAAGCGAAAACGATTCAAGACAATTACATGATCGATGGCTTTATGGGCATCGACTATGCTTCCGTACCGTCGATTTTCGCTGCGGGCAAAACCGCGATGCTGGCGGACGGATCTTGGGACGCTCCGACGATCGCAACCGCGAATCCCGATTTGAAATATGGATATTTCCCGCTTCCGGCCACGGAAGACGCCGCGAAAAACGCTTCTTTCGTAGGGAAGTACGATGTAACCTGGTACGTTGCCGAAAAGGGACCGAACAAAGAAGGGGCCCTCAAATGGATGGAATTTTTCTCCCAGCCTGAAAATTACACCAAATTCGTCAAAGCCGCCGGCTTTATTCCGACGCAGGACAACATCTCGACGGAAAGCGAATTTATCGACCAGGAGCTGACTCCATACCTTGGCGATTTTGAGCTGGCTTACGAGATTATGATGATCAACCGCGAAAACGTCGGCGAACATCTTGCGGCCGAAGGCGTGCATACGGAATACCTGGCTCCGGGCGGAGCATTTAAAACCGCGAAGGAACTGGCCGACGTCCAGCAAAAAGAATGGGAAGCCGCAGCGCCTAAGTAA